The sequence GGCGGAAAAGGGTCCTTGGGTGATTACTCTTGATTTTCCCAGTTTTGTGCCTTTCCTGAAGCATAGTCAACGGCGAGACTTGCGGGAAAAAGTTTATCGGGCGTTTATTACTCGCGCTTCTAGTGGGGAATTAGACAATCAACCGATTATTCAGCGCATTCTGACGTTACGGAAAGAGAAAGCCCATATTCTCGGTTTTGAAAACTATGCCCGCTTGAGTTTAGCCCGAAAAATGGCACCGAGTGTGGAAGCGGTGGAAAAACTTCTAGAGGAGTTGCGTCAGGCGAGTTATGATGCAGCAGTTGCTGAACATGAAGAATTAAAAGCCTTTGCGAAAAGTAAGGGTGCAGCGGAAGCCGATGACTTGAAACATTGGGATATTCAGTATTGGGCGGAACGTCAACGGGAAGAGAAGTTTGCTTTTAACGCGGAAGAGTTACGTCCTTATTTCCCGTTACCGCAAGTGTTAAATGGCTTGTTTAGCATTACGCAACACTTGTTTGGTGTGACGATTACGGCTGCGGATGGAGAAGCCCCAGTTTGGCATGAGGATGTCCGCTATTTTCGCATTCAAGATCACGATGGCAACCCCATTGCCCATTTCTATCTTGATCCCTTTTCTCGCCCTGCTGAAAAACGCGGTGGGGCGTGGATGGATGAATGTATTAACCGCCGAAAAATGAAAGCCAGTAATGGGGATGAAACCACGCGTTTACCCGTGGCGTATCTCACTTGTAACCAAACTCCCCCTGTGGATGGTCAACCCAGTCTGATGACCTTTGAAGAAGTGGAAACTCTCTTCCATGAGTTTGGACATGGCTTACAGCATATGTTGACGCAAGTGGATTATCCAGGTGCTGCTGGGATTAATAATGTGGAATGGGATGCGGTGGAGTTACCGAGTCAGTTCATGGAAAACTGGTGTTATCATCGCCCGACGTTATTCTCCATGGCGAAACATTATGAAACGGGGGAACCGTTACCTGAAGAATACTATCAAAAACTTTTGGCAGCGCGAACTTATCGCAGTGGTTCCATGATGTTACGACAACTGCACTTTAGTTTCCTCGATTTGGAACTGCACGCCCATTATGATCCCGATGGTAACGAAACTGCCTTTGATGTGCGCGATCGCGTTGCGGAAACGACCACTGTCATGCGTCCGCTTCCCGAAGATGCTTTCTTATGCAGTTTTGGACATATCTTTGCTGGGGGATATGCAGCTGGGTATTATAGCTACAAATGGGCGGAAGTCCTCAGTGCTGATGCCTTTGCTGCCTTTGAAGAAGCGGGCTTAGATGATGATATGGCACTTGCCAAAGTCGGGAAACAGTTCCGCGATACGGTTTTAGCCTTAGGCGGATCGTTGCATCCCATGTCAGTGTTCAAAGAGTTCCGGGGACGAGAACCGCAAACCGAACCCTTGTTAAGACATAGTGGTTTAACCCCTGCAACTTAATTTTCTCTCTCCCTTTCACCACCAGCTTAAAACGCAATTTTTCTACATGAGAATAGCTCTCTGGTGGTGATATCCTAGACTTACCCGACATAATTTAATACGATCATAAAATCATGAGTGTAATTAGTGAAGTTATCCTCAAAGCTGACGACGAACTGCGTTATCCCACCAGTGGCGAACTGAAAGTAATCCAAGAATTCCTCAAAACTGGTGAACAGCGTATGCAAATCGCGCAAACTTTAGCTGAAAACGAAAAGAAAATCGTTGACCAAGCTAGTAAACAACTCTGGAAACTCCATCCCGAATATATTGCCCCTGGCGGAAATGCTTTTGGGTCTCGGGAACGGTCTCTCTGCATTCGCGATTACGGTTGGTATTTGCGTTTAATCACTTATGGCATTGTTGCTGGGGATAAACAGCCCATCGAAAGCATTGGCTTAGTTGGTGTTCGGGAAATGTATAATGCGTTAGATGTTCCTGTCCCAGGCATGGCGGATGCGATTCGTTGCTTAAAAGATGCGTCTCTCGGTTTACTCAGTGCCGAAGAAGCCCAAGAAGCAGCCCCCTACTTCGACTATATTATCCAAGCGATGTCTTAAAAAATTATAAATTCGGATGATGAGGCGCATTCTTGATGAGTGCGTCTCTTTTTTTTTAGTGAACAAACTTAATTGATTATGCGCCAAATTCCCTTCATTTCCTTTGTCTTGCTACTCCTTGCTTGTACTGTTTTTGGTTGGGTTGTTTCGACCGCGACAGAAGCATTTTGGGTTTGGTTAATTGCAGGGAGTTTTTTATTACTAATGGATGCGGGATTAACCGCCCCGTTAACCTTAATTGAAGTCTTTTTTGGCAGTTGGTTAACTTCAGATAAACGTGCCTTTATAACGGTTTTAATGTTTTCCTTGGGTTTTGTTTTTGCGATTACTTGGATTCACATTTTTGCCCGTGTTTTAGTCTTACTTGCAGCAGGAACATTATTTCGATTAGACTTACAACGGGCTAGATTCCCCCGTTGGCAAGCCTTAAGCATTTTGTTATTAACTTGTGTAGTGGGTTATAGCATTGGTATTGTTAGCCATGAGTTTTTCGCTTCAGATCAACCCATTTTTTCGCTTCTCGAATCGCTTGGTTTTTAGTATTTGCTGCAGGCGTTGCCATTGCCCAACCATAATCATATCCAATCCATGCGGAATAAGTAATCCCATCTTCATCCTCATCAATACAAATTTCAATGGTGAAATCGTAATAAGAAAAGGCAAGGACTTTTTTGGGATAGTGGGGGTCAAAAATAATTGTCATTCGATTTGACTCTAGTAAATCAAAGTTCAGTGACAGTACCATTTAAAGAAAGTTCAGTGATATTCAATCCCCCGTTCCCTTTTGAAAGGGAGGTTGGGGGGATCAGTAGGTAGCATTAGTCGATCAAAATGGTATTGCTTACATTAAGAATAACTGATTACTATTTTGCCTTAGCAAAATTTTCTGCAGCAAATTCCCAATTGACAATCTGATCTAAGAAAGCATCAATGTAAGTTCCACGCTGATTCTGATAATCTAAATAATAAGCGTGTTCCCACACATCCATTGTTAAAAGCGGGATTTGTCCTTTAGTTAAGGGGTTATCCGCATTCAAGGTTTTTGTGACTTTCAGGATTCCTTGATCTAAAACCAACCAAGCCCAACCGCTACCAAATTGACCAGTTCCGGCAGATTTAAAGGCTTCTTTAAACTTTTCAAAACTGCCAAAGTCCGCATCAATTTTTTGTGCAAGTTCCCCTGTAGGCGTTCCGCCACCATTGGGCTTCATGGAATTCCAGTAAAAGGTATGATTCCAAGCCTGTGCGCCAGTATTAAAGATTGCGGTTTTACTTTCATCACTGGCAACCATTTTAATCACGTCTTCAATCGGCTTACTGTCTAACTCTGTTCCTTCAACTGCAGCATTAAATTTGTTGACATAACCCGCATGGTGTTTATCGTGATGAAATTCGAGTGTAGATTTAGAAATGGCAGGTTCTAAAGCGGTGTAATCATAAGGGAGTGGGGGAAGTTCATAAGCCATGATGTTCAACCTCGTTAAGCAAAATCAAGTTCTGGGAACGATGATAAGGTAGATTTTTGGTTTATGTAATCCCTATCCCCCCCAGGGGAATTGATAGTCTGGTATGGCGAAAGATTTCAGAAAATGCTTGGCAATACGCCATAATTTTTACTCCGTGATTTCTATACGGTTCATTGTCATTTCATTAGCATTTCAATAGGATTAATTTATGGAAGTTGATATTGCAAATGTAATTTCGGGATATTCCCAAGGGCTTTTTTTAATGGCAGATGACAACGGCGGACTCGGTTGGTATGCTAGTCGATCTCATGCCGTGATTCCTCTTGATGAAAGGTTTCGTTATCCTAAATCTCTGCGACGAGTAATTAATCAAAATCGATTTGAAGTGGCGATTAATCGTGATTTTGCTGCGGTTTGTGATGGCTGTTCTGACCGAGAAACAACTTGGATTTCTTCTGATTTAAAGTCGGTTTATTGGCAACTCTATCAAGCGGGATTTGCTTTTAGTTTTGAAACGTGGCATGGGAATCAATTAGCTGGAGGAGTTTTAGGTATTGTTATTGGAGGTGCTTTTATTGGAGAATCGATGTTTTATCAGATTCCAGAGGGATCAAAAGTTGCTTTAGTGAAATTAGTCGAGCATTTACAATCTAGAGGATTTTTACTGTTTGATGCCCAAATGCAAAATCCTCATCTAGCTCGTTTTGGTGCGTATGAGGTGAAGGAAAGAGATTACAAAAAAACCTTAGAAAAAGCAATCAAAAAAACTTGTTGGTTTGTTTAAAACACTTTTAAAAAAGAAGGACTCCATCCATTGTACGGTGGGCAATGCCCACCCTACGACTTTTTGCATCAGTATTAGGACTGCTATCATTTCATCTCAATAAAAGTTAGTCAGGATAACAAACAATATACTGGCAATAACTGCCCCGAAAAAGGTGTTAATAATATTAACGACTTCATTGGTTAAAAAGTCGAATTTTTCTTGTAAAGTTGCTCCAATTAAACTTTCTAAATTAGTGGCAATAAAAGCAGCAACGATACAGTATAAAATCCCGAAACTTGACATTAATCCGACACTCCACCCCACAACAGCAATAACGGCGGAAGCGAACAATCCAGCTAATGTTCCTTCTAAACTCACTGCTCCTTCGGTTCCGGGGGCAACGGGTTTTAAACTCGTAATTAAAAAGGTGCGTTTTCCGTAGGCTTTCCCCACTTCACTGGCGGTTGTATCCGATAATTTGGTACTAAAACTGGCGACATACGCTAATAATAAAATAGGTGTGGGAATGATTCCGAAATCGCTGATTTGATTCAGCATTACTCCCAACGCGCACACCGTCGCCACTAATGCCGATCCCCAAACATTTTCTGGTCCTCGCGCCCCAGACCGTTTCTCAGCAATCCCAGCGGCTTCTTTTTGGGCTAAGCCAATGCGAGTCACGGCGGATCCCACCAGAAAATAAAACATGACAACCGTGTAGCCTTGCCAACCTAATGTTCCCCAAATTATCACCCCTAATAACCACGCATTCGCCAGTCCAAGAGGGGTTAATAGTTTTTTCGGAGCGATAACTGCAATCCCGCATAAGATGGTGTTAAGCGCGATCGCGACAAGCCAAGGCATGAAAACGGGAGGGAGGTTGCTCATTGCGCAGTTTTAGATTAAATTTGCCACAATGGTAGGCGATCGCGCTGTCGATTAGCAAGAGGAGAAAGCTATGAATACTCCGATTTTTCATCTCGCGATTCCAGTTAAAAATATTACAACAGCTAAGACCTTTTATGTGGATGGATTAGGTTGTGAAGTGGGAAGAGAAAGCGATCGCGCTGTGATTCTCAACTTCTACGGACATCAATTGGTGGCTCACGTGACAACTGAAGAATTAACCCCACAAAACGGAATTTATCCCCGCCATTTTGGCATGATTTTTCCCACAGAAGCAGATTGGGAAGCAGTTTGGAAACGAGCCAGCACTCAAGAACTAAAAGTTTACCAAACTCCAAAACATCGCTTTCCAGGGGAACTTACTGAACATCAAACCTTCTTTTTAGAAGACCCCTTTTATAACCTGCTGGAGTTCAAATATTATCGTCACGCTGAAGCCATTTTTGGTGGACGCACTTTGACCGCAGTGGGAGAAAGAGATTAAGTCGTTTTTCACTTCAAAAGGAGAGCTACCGTGAACCGTCTCACTCACCCCAGTTTATCCCTTATCATCGCCCTGAGTAGCTTGTTTCCAAGTCTGGTCGCCCCAGCGATGATGAACTCAGTGCACGCTCAAACCACAAAAACAGTTGTCTATGTTAATCCCAATCTGGGGAATGATCAAAACGGGAAAGGAAGTCGTGATCGTCCTTATCAAACCTTAACCCGCGCGATCGCTGCTGCCCCTGCTCAAGCAGTGATTCAACTGGCTGATGGCACTTACAGCGAGGAAACAGGAGAATCCTTCCCTATTATTGTCAGAAAATCCCTTGAAATTCGAGGTAACCCCAATAATCAAGGCTATAACGTCAAAATTAAAGGGGGAGGAGACTTGAATAGTCCCACTGGGGCGGGACAAAATGTTGCTATGGCACTGCTTGCCAATAGTACCCTCACTGGGGTCAGCGTCACGAATCAGCGCGATCGCGGAATTGGCGTGTGGATTGAAGGAGCAAGTCCCACGGTTTTTAAAAATACCTTTCAACAAAACGATAACACTGGGGTTGCGGTGAATGGCAGAGGCAGAGCCGTCATTCTCAATAACTATTTTTACAGTAATTCTGGCAATGGCATGGTCATCTATGGACAAAGCCAACCCACGGTTAAAAATAATACCTTTGAACGCACGGGTTTCGGGATTAGCATTACCCAAGAAGCAAGTCCGCAACTGATTGGCAACGAACTGAAGCATAATCGCATTGGCATTATGGTAGAAGGGAACGCCGAACCCATTCTGCGGGAAAATCTGGTGACACTTTCCACAGAAGATGGCTTGGTCGCGATCGCGCAATCTCGACCGAATTTAGGGACATCAGAAGAACCGGGGAGAAATATTTTCCGCAGTAATCGAGGAAACGCTATTAAAAACTTGACGAAAACTTACACGATTCCCGCTAGTGGAAATCAAATCACAGGAGAAACCGCAGGGAAAGTTGATGTCAGTGCAAGCGTCGCCCAAAGAGCACCGCTTCCTCTCAACCGTAATTTATCTTCACCAGTAGAAAATTCAAGTCCGCAGCCATCTCTGGGGTCTTCCCGCGAACAAGTTTGGACAGCACCTCGCCCCTTCCCGAATAATAATGCTCCCTCTAATCAACCGTCCCCGTTAAATCTTCCTGAACTTGATCCAGTTCCCAATGCCAACACAACCAGACGCAATCCTTCTTCCCGCAATAATCGCGCCCGTCTCGATGATCTGCTTGTGGTCGAACCCAAGGCCTCACCCACGTCTCGTCATCCCAATGCTTTACCCGTTCCCAGTGGTAATATTCCTTCTGGCAATCCCTTTCGTCCAGGTGCTTCCCCACAAGAGCGGGTGAGAGCAGTCGGGGGACAATATCGGGTTGTGGTGGAGATTCGGCAAGCCAGTGATAAAACGCGAGTGAAACAGATTGTTCCAGATGCCTTCACCAGTCGGTATCAAGGGCGTGCAGTGATGCAAGTGGGAATTTTTCGTGATCGCGCCAATGTAGATGAAATTCAGCAACAGTTGCAACAAGCGGGATTAAATGTGCGCGTGATTTCACTTTGATTGAAAATTATGGATGATAAACTAACAAGCAACTCATAATATAAAGATATTCCATAAAACGTCTCTATCAACAATGAAATCAATTACTGTCATCGGCTCAACTGGCTCTATTGGCACGCAAACCCTAGAAATTGCCACACAATACCCAGAAGAATTTAGAATTGTCGGACTGGCTGCGGGAAATAATATTGAACTATTGGCGCGACAGGTGCAGCAGTTTCGTCCACAAATTGTCGCCACTTGCTATGCAGAAAAATTACCAGAACTCAAAGCAGCCCTAGCGGGATTAGATTACGAACCGATCATTCTGGCTGGGGAAGATGGCGTTGTGGAAGTGGCAAAATATGGCGATGCAGAAAGTGTGGTCACGGGGATTGTGGGTTGTGCGGGATTATTGCCAACCTTAGCCGCGATCGAGGCGGGAAAGAATATTGCTTTGGCAAACAAAGAAACCCTCATCGCAGGCGCACCCGTGGTGTTACCTCTCGTGGAAAAGCATGGGGTGAAGTTATTACCAGCAGACTCGGAACATTCTGCGATTTTCCAGTGTTTGCAAGGGGTTCCCGATCAGGGGTTGCGACGGATTTTATTAACCGCTTCTGGTGGGGCGTTTCGCGATTTACCCGTGGAACAGTTATCCACCGTGAAAGTGGCGGATGCCCTCAAACACCCTAATTGGTCTATGGGTCAAAAAATTACCATTGATTCGGCAACGTTGATGAATAAAGGGTTAGAAGTCATTGAAGCCCATTATCTCTTCGGTCTCCCTTATGACCAAATTGAGATTGTGATTCATCCTCAAAGCATTATTCACTCTCTGATTGAGTTACAAGATACCTCGGTTTTAGCGCAGTTGGGATGGGCGGATATGCGGTTACCGTTACTCTATGCTCTCTCTTATCCAGATCGCCTTTACACCGATTGGGAACCGTTAGATTTAGTAAAATCGGGTAGTCTGACTTTTAAAGATCCCGATCATGATAAGTATCCTTGTATGCAGTTGGCTTATAAGGCAGGTCAAGCGGGTGGGTTAATGCCTGCGGTTTTAAATGCAGCCAATGAGCAAGCAGTCAGTTTATTTTTAGAAGAGAAAATCAGCTTTTTAGATATTCCCCGTTTAATCGAAAAAGTCTGCGATCGCGCTGCCGATTACAATACTCAAACTCCTTCCCTAGAAGATATTCTCACCGTTAACCAACAAGCTCGACAAGAGGTTGTCACCGCAGCCCAATCCTTAAAAACAGTAACAGCGTGAATGATTCCCCTCTTTCCGGTTGGTCATTAGATGAACGTGACCCGAAAACAATTCGCTCTTGGTTATCTCAGTGTCAGTGGTTTTATGACCACTATTTTCAAGCGGAGAGCGATGGCTGGGAAAATATCCCAGAAAGCGGTGCTGCTCTCATCGTGGGCTCTCACAATGGAGGGCTTGCTACCCCTGACATGATGATTACCTTATATGACTGGTTTCGTCATTTTGGTATGGAAAGACCCGCTTATGGGCTCATGCACCGTCATGTGTGGGAAGTTTATCGTCCTGTCGCAGAAATGGCGAGCCAACTGGGGGCGATCCGAGCCGATCCCCGAATGGCAATTCCCGCGTTGCGCCGGGGTGCTTGTGTCTTGGTTTATCCAGGGGGAGGACCAGATGTATTTCGTCCGTATTGGGAGCGCGATCGGATTAAATTTTGCGGTCGTAAAGGCTTTATTAAACTCGCCCTACGAGAAAACGTCCCCATTATTCCCGTAGTGTCTTGGGGAGCGCATGAAACCTTATTTGTGTTAGTCGATATTTATGAGCCGATGAAAGCGTTTTTAGAGACCTTTAATCTGCCTTGGCTGTTTAACCTTGATCCAGAAGTGTTTCCGATTTATTTAGGCTTACCTTGGGGAATCTCCTTTGGGCCATTAATGAATTTTCCCCTCCCCGCAAAGGTGCGGGTGCGAGTCTGTCCACCGATTATTTTTGACCGCTATGGGAGAGACTCAGCCCTAGATTCCACTTATGTTCAGCAGTGTTACGATCGCGTTGTCGAACAGATGCAACGGCAACTGAATCAATTAATTGCGGAGTGCAGTTGAACCTGTGGCGGAAGTTGACTCACAGGTGCGGGTTTCATTTCGCCTCGACTGTCGAGGATAAACACCAAAATGAGATAAACTACCGCAATTAAAATTGAAAATGCACCTGTCGCGATCGCGACAATTTTTCCTTTCGTCATGAAACTCACTCGATCCTAGACAGACATTTGACTTTTTCTAGCATATCGTTAAAAGAGCGACTCAAACTCCTGCCTTAAAGAATCGGAATTGGCAACCCGCCCCACCAGTAAACTGTCTTCTTCTACCACAGCTAATTCCTGCTTCCACTGTTGAATCGGCTCTTCTGATTGGAGCCAGAAATTAACAATCTCTGCTAAGACCTGATCCCAATCCCAATCGGGCTTATGGGGAATCATTTTCGTTGCCTTGATTAAGCCATCTAAAGAACAATCATAACTCCCGAGATATGTTTTGCTACGATTTGGTTGGCGAGAAAATTGGTGTTGAAATTGAACAAATTGAGTAATGGGGGTAACACCAATAATATCAAACGTATAAGCCATAACAAATCCATCTAAACTTGTCCATGCTGTGTTTCATATTCTAAACACTGGAAATCAGAAAAGATGGTTTATTTTGAACATTTCTTGAAGAAGGTGAGCCTTCGGGAGATGAGACCGCTACTCAGGTAGGACGGACATCTCACGATGCGGAATCAAGCTCCGCATCCGTGTCCTCACAAGTCCTGTCTGAGCAAGTCACGTCGCAGAACGAAGAATCCAACGCGCTTTAAGCCGTTGCAGTCTCAATTCTTGTTCATTCTGACAAGAGGGGTCAGCAAGGGGAGAATCGCTCCCAAAATGAGACCGACACTGAAACCAAAAGCGAGCAACACCCCAAAGGGAATTTCCACGGATCGAAAAAATAAGAATTGTAGAGAAATAGCGGTAATATTTTGAATAGAGATCACCGCCATGAAAATCATTGCGAAAGCGATTATTAAAAAAGCCAATAGTGTGCTGAGTCTTTGCATTCTTCCTAAGCCAATATGAACTTTGTTTATTGTCAAACCCACTGTCAGGGACTAAGCCCCCCTATAAAATGCTAAATTAACCTATAAAGTGCTTGTACTGATCTCAACCTTGTTGCAAACGAACTCCTAAATCTAGAATCGTGAGTCAGGCTGAACCTTCTCATCTCGAAACCCTCCAAGCCGAAATTGCCCATCTCCAAGGGGAATTACAATTGCGGGATCAACTGGTTGATCAACTTTCCCAAGAGTTATTTCGGCTGGTGAAAGATCCCACTTCTGCTGCATCTCCCCCAGTAGGTGCAGATCCTGAACAATCCCAAATTGAACGCTTAAATGCTCAACTCACTGAAATTGAGGAACAAGTCCAATTTTATCAACAGCAAATCACAACGCGGGATCAAGAAATTTATCAGCTACAAAATACAATCAAAACCTTGATGGCAAAAAATAAAAACTTGGAAAAAATGCTAGAAGATTTACCCGAACTGTACCGTCAAAAATTTGCCCAGCGCCTGAAACCAGTCAAAGAAAAAGTAGAACAATTGCAACGGGAAAATCAGCAACTCCAAGCCCAAGTTCAAACTTTAACGTATCGTTTAACGGTGAGAAATCGTTCCTCTCATGATCAAGATATTGACTTACCTAACTTCCAACAAAGCGATCCGCGCTTGTAGTCACTAAAGATTGTGTTCGGTTTTTCATTTGACCTCGATCTTGGCAGCCATCTAATCTTCGGGGCCCGCGAAGCTACCTCTCCCCACCCTAAACTTCATTTTTGGTTAAGGCTAGTATCACTCATTGTCTCATTACGTTACGGGAATGTATAAGGTTCTAATTATTATTAACGCTCAGCAGGTGTCCAACCAAGGGACAATCCTTTCCACCTCTCCAGCAACTCAGCGCATGAGCGCTGCTTTAAAAGATGCCATTGTTACTGAAACGAAAGAAGAGACAATGGTCAAGATTGTTGCTGCCCATCAACTTTTACATCAAACCAGTTGGTATGATCCTGAAGATCCCTCTTGGATTTGTTGTCCCTTAACCATTGAACTTCCCCCGCAATTTAATTTTCCTAATGCCCAGTTATTCCAAACTTTTCGGGATATTAAAGGGACTCGTAAATGGGTGGAAAAACACTTAAATTTACGAACGGGGAATCAAATTAAGAAAGTGTGGCATGGGAACTATTGGCTTCCCATTGTTTATACGGCAAAAGGCCCCCTTTATGGAGAAGTGATTGGAGAAACTCAACTCCCGAATTGGTTTCGACAACCGATTGATTTTCCAGATGAAAAACGTCAACCTCTCTATCGCTTAGGACATGATTTGCTCTTTGCGTTTACGGCTCAACCTAGCGTCTATTTATTGCAATTTGGCTTTCAAAATGACACCTTGATTTTTGATCGGGTTTGGCCCTTTCCTGCTGCCCCTGCTTTGGCGAGTATTGATGTCCAAAAACCGAATCTCTACGCTTGTTATTGGCAATGTTTAATTCAACAACCGATTCAGGATTTAGTGATTAGTTCTTAGATGAATTTTATTGATAAACTAGAACGCGCGATCGCGCAAAATAATACCCTACTTATCCTAGCGCTTGATCCCAATCCAGAAATGATTCCTCAAGGAGAAAAGGTTGAGGATTGGTTAGCATTGATTATTGAAAAAACACAGGACAAAGTATGTGCTTATAAGCCGACTTTAGGGTTTTATCAAGCAATGGGGGAATCAGGATTCGCACTTTTGCAGAATATTTTACAATTAATTCCTGCAAGAATTCCGATTATTCTAGATGCGAAACATGGCGACTTGAATACTAGCACTCTCGTTGCCAAAACGGTCTTTGAAAAATGGGGAATTGATGGCATCACTATTAATCCTCTCTCTGGACAAGATCAAGCAGCGCCGTTTCTCTTACATCCAGATAAAACTGTTTTTGTTACCTGTCGGACTTCTAACCCCACGGCTTCCATGATTCAAGACTATCCTCATGCCACTTCTCCACTATATTTAGAGTTAGTCAGAGAGGCGCAAAAGTGGGGAACATCGGAACAAGTGGCGTTAGAAATTGGCACAAATGATGCTAATATTCTCAGAACAGTGCGTCAAAATGCCCCAGAACGTCTGATTTTATCTCGTAGTCTTTGGAATTCCACAGAAATTGCCCCTCTCATTGCTGCGGGTCTTAATCATCATGGTAGCGGGTTATTAATTCCCGTTCCCCAAGATTTTTTAAGACAAG comes from Halothece sp. PCC 7418 and encodes:
- a CDS encoding M3 family metallopeptidase: MTTTATKPNPLLIGEGLPPFPEIEPQHVVSGIQQLLAELDTQLTELEQTVQPTWEGVVEPLTEIEERLTWSWGIVSHLMGVKNSQDLREAYETVQPEVVRFINKLNQSKPIYEAFKALRHSEEWNRLDDAQKRIVESSLQDAELSGVGLEGETKERFNAIQLELADLSTQFSNHVLDATKAFKLKLTTPEEVAGLPQSALNLAAQTARQEGEENATAEKGPWVITLDFPSFVPFLKHSQRRDLREKVYRAFITRASSGELDNQPIIQRILTLRKEKAHILGFENYARLSLARKMAPSVEAVEKLLEELRQASYDAAVAEHEELKAFAKSKGAAEADDLKHWDIQYWAERQREEKFAFNAEELRPYFPLPQVLNGLFSITQHLFGVTITAADGEAPVWHEDVRYFRIQDHDGNPIAHFYLDPFSRPAEKRGGAWMDECINRRKMKASNGDETTRLPVAYLTCNQTPPVDGQPSLMTFEEVETLFHEFGHGLQHMLTQVDYPGAAGINNVEWDAVELPSQFMENWCYHRPTLFSMAKHYETGEPLPEEYYQKLLAARTYRSGSMMLRQLHFSFLDLELHAHYDPDGNETAFDVRDRVAETTTVMRPLPEDAFLCSFGHIFAGGYAAGYYSYKWAEVLSADAFAAFEEAGLDDDMALAKVGKQFRDTVLALGGSLHPMSVFKEFRGREPQTEPLLRHSGLTPAT
- a CDS encoding allophycocyanin subunit alpha-B gives rise to the protein MSVISEVILKADDELRYPTSGELKVIQEFLKTGEQRMQIAQTLAENEKKIVDQASKQLWKLHPEYIAPGGNAFGSRERSLCIRDYGWYLRLITYGIVAGDKQPIESIGLVGVREMYNALDVPVPGMADAIRCLKDASLGLLSAEEAQEAAPYFDYIIQAMS
- a CDS encoding superoxide dismutase, whose translation is MAYELPPLPYDYTALEPAISKSTLEFHHDKHHAGYVNKFNAAVEGTELDSKPIEDVIKMVASDESKTAIFNTGAQAWNHTFYWNSMKPNGGGTPTGELAQKIDADFGSFEKFKEAFKSAGTGQFGSGWAWLVLDQGILKVTKTLNADNPLTKGQIPLLTMDVWEHAYYLDYQNQRGTYIDAFLDQIVNWEFAAENFAKAK
- the aat gene encoding leucyl/phenylalanyl-tRNA--protein transferase; its protein translation is MEVDIANVISGYSQGLFLMADDNGGLGWYASRSHAVIPLDERFRYPKSLRRVINQNRFEVAINRDFAAVCDGCSDRETTWISSDLKSVYWQLYQAGFAFSFETWHGNQLAGGVLGIVIGGAFIGESMFYQIPEGSKVALVKLVEHLQSRGFLLFDAQMQNPHLARFGAYEVKERDYKKTLEKAIKKTCWFV
- a CDS encoding TIGR00297 family protein, encoding MSNLPPVFMPWLVAIALNTILCGIAVIAPKKLLTPLGLANAWLLGVIIWGTLGWQGYTVVMFYFLVGSAVTRIGLAQKEAAGIAEKRSGARGPENVWGSALVATVCALGVMLNQISDFGIIPTPILLLAYVASFSTKLSDTTASEVGKAYGKRTFLITSLKPVAPGTEGAVSLEGTLAGLFASAVIAVVGWSVGLMSSFGILYCIVAAFIATNLESLIGATLQEKFDFLTNEVVNIINTFFGAVIASILFVILTNFY
- a CDS encoding VOC family protein translates to MNTPIFHLAIPVKNITTAKTFYVDGLGCEVGRESDRAVILNFYGHQLVAHVTTEELTPQNGIYPRHFGMIFPTEADWEAVWKRASTQELKVYQTPKHRFPGELTEHQTFFLEDPFYNLLEFKYYRHAEAIFGGRTLTAVGERD
- a CDS encoding DUF1565 domain-containing protein; translation: MNRLTHPSLSLIIALSSLFPSLVAPAMMNSVHAQTTKTVVYVNPNLGNDQNGKGSRDRPYQTLTRAIAAAPAQAVIQLADGTYSEETGESFPIIVRKSLEIRGNPNNQGYNVKIKGGGDLNSPTGAGQNVAMALLANSTLTGVSVTNQRDRGIGVWIEGASPTVFKNTFQQNDNTGVAVNGRGRAVILNNYFYSNSGNGMVIYGQSQPTVKNNTFERTGFGISITQEASPQLIGNELKHNRIGIMVEGNAEPILRENLVTLSTEDGLVAIAQSRPNLGTSEEPGRNIFRSNRGNAIKNLTKTYTIPASGNQITGETAGKVDVSASVAQRAPLPLNRNLSSPVENSSPQPSLGSSREQVWTAPRPFPNNNAPSNQPSPLNLPELDPVPNANTTRRNPSSRNNRARLDDLLVVEPKASPTSRHPNALPVPSGNIPSGNPFRPGASPQERVRAVGGQYRVVVEIRQASDKTRVKQIVPDAFTSRYQGRAVMQVGIFRDRANVDEIQQQLQQAGLNVRVISL
- the dxr gene encoding 1-deoxy-D-xylulose-5-phosphate reductoisomerase; translation: MKSITVIGSTGSIGTQTLEIATQYPEEFRIVGLAAGNNIELLARQVQQFRPQIVATCYAEKLPELKAALAGLDYEPIILAGEDGVVEVAKYGDAESVVTGIVGCAGLLPTLAAIEAGKNIALANKETLIAGAPVVLPLVEKHGVKLLPADSEHSAIFQCLQGVPDQGLRRILLTASGGAFRDLPVEQLSTVKVADALKHPNWSMGQKITIDSATLMNKGLEVIEAHYLFGLPYDQIEIVIHPQSIIHSLIELQDTSVLAQLGWADMRLPLLYALSYPDRLYTDWEPLDLVKSGSLTFKDPDHDKYPCMQLAYKAGQAGGLMPAVLNAANEQAVSLFLEEKISFLDIPRLIEKVCDRAADYNTQTPSLEDILTVNQQARQEVVTAAQSLKTVTA
- a CDS encoding lysophospholipid acyltransferase family protein — encoded protein: MNDSPLSGWSLDERDPKTIRSWLSQCQWFYDHYFQAESDGWENIPESGAALIVGSHNGGLATPDMMITLYDWFRHFGMERPAYGLMHRHVWEVYRPVAEMASQLGAIRADPRMAIPALRRGACVLVYPGGGPDVFRPYWERDRIKFCGRKGFIKLALRENVPIIPVVSWGAHETLFVLVDIYEPMKAFLETFNLPWLFNLDPEVFPIYLGLPWGISFGPLMNFPLPAKVRVRVCPPIIFDRYGRDSALDSTYVQQCYDRVVEQMQRQLNQLIAECS